A genomic stretch from Verrucomicrobiota bacterium includes:
- a CDS encoding ISL3 family transposase, which produces MRDVAREHDLDWHTVKELDKRYMEEQLKAAGPANPRVIGVDEISVGKGHKYRIVVSDLDKKRAILFGGKDRSEASMDEFHAFLGAKKSEDLQMGVMDMWKAFSQSMQRHVSQSVILYDKFHILRHLGEALDQVRKQEYRRLNGNKRKYIKGQKYNLLSHWENLKSDTKTALKHLLAANKRLQTAYFLKESFAQHWDYKREVWVRKFFENWKSQLKWQRLKPYEKFAKLIERHWEGIGAYCESDKKPALGFVEGFNNKICVIQRRAYGLRDEDYLRLKVLTYMLPEL; this is translated from the coding sequence ATCAGAGATGTGGCCCGTGAGCATGATCTGGATTGGCACACTGTCAAGGAGTTGGACAAACGTTATATGGAGGAGCAGCTAAAGGCAGCGGGGCCTGCCAATCCGAGGGTTATTGGGGTTGATGAAATTTCTGTGGGCAAGGGGCACAAATACCGGATCGTTGTCAGTGACCTGGATAAAAAGCGGGCGATTTTGTTCGGGGGAAAAGACCGCAGTGAGGCGAGCATGGATGAATTCCATGCGTTTCTAGGGGCTAAAAAGAGTGAGGACCTTCAGATGGGAGTCATGGATATGTGGAAAGCCTTTAGTCAATCGATGCAACGCCATGTGTCGCAATCAGTCATTCTTTATGACAAGTTTCATATTCTGCGACATTTGGGGGAGGCTCTCGACCAAGTTCGTAAACAGGAATACAGAAGGCTCAACGGAAACAAGAGGAAGTATATCAAGGGGCAGAAATACAATTTGCTATCGCACTGGGAGAATCTCAAAAGTGATACGAAGACAGCGTTAAAACATCTGCTGGCGGCTAATAAGAGGTTACAGACGGCGTATTTTCTCAAGGAATCTTTTGCTCAACACTGGGATTATAAACGGGAGGTGTGGGTACGGAAATTCTTTGAGAATTGGAAGAGCCAACTTAAATGGCAGCGGCTCAAACCTTATGAAAAGTTTGCGAAGTTAATCGAACGTCATTGGGAAGGAATTGGTGCCTACTGCGAATCGGACAAAAAACCAGCCCTCGGTTTTGTCGAAGGCTTCAATAATAAAATCTGTGTCATTCAAAGACGAGCCTACGGCTTGCGCGATGAAGATTATCTCCGCCTCAAAGTCCTCACATACATGCTCCCAGAACTATGA